The nucleotide sequence AATTGGCTACAAAAACGGGCAGTCGTCTTGGGCTGTGGTCGGCGGCGGACGCACTTACAAGTGGACGTGGGATAACCTAAAGGCGCTGCTTAGTTAAGATCGTCAAGGCATCCAGAGTGCAGCGGGCTTCGATAGCCTCCAGCAAAATCGGTTTTGCTGGATGGCGAGAAATGTCGGGCTACTTTTTAGGAACAACTCAATTTCAAAAAGAAGATCCAAGCGAAAAACAAAGCAGCGAGAATCGTTCGATTACGACGCAGCATTGTCGTTTAGCGGAAAGGACAGGAAACTTGCAGGCAGCATTGCTCGCGAAGCCAAACGCCTCGGGCTCAGAATATTCTACGATCGCGATAACAAGGCGTTCATGTGGGGAAAGTCTGAGAGGGTTTATCACGATGTATACGGTCGCCAGAGCCGAACAGTCGTACCGATCGTTTCTGTGAACTACCTCGATTGTGAAATCGCTCGATTTGAATACGACATCGCAAAACAGGAAGCACCGAACAGAGATCACGAATACATATTGCCAGTACGCTGTGACGGAAGCTTGCT is from Rhodopirellula bahusiensis and encodes:
- a CDS encoding toll/interleukin-1 receptor domain-containing protein, with translation MARNVGLLFRNNSISKRRSKRKTKQRESFDYDAALSFSGKDRKLAGSIAREAKRLGLRIFYDRDNKAFMWGKSERVYHDVYGRQSRTVVPIVSVNYLDCEIARFEYDIAKQEAPNRDHEYILPVRCDGSLLPGLVGTTGYLSAEEYNARQIALLLKEKLSQLLDRDQPNCNGPVPFQHADERL